A window of the Gossypium hirsutum isolate 1008001.06 chromosome A05, Gossypium_hirsutum_v2.1, whole genome shotgun sequence genome harbors these coding sequences:
- the LOC107893969 gene encoding signal recognition particle subunit SRP72 has protein sequence MAPKPKEKLKAAASPSQPPPPIEDLFTSLDRHIQRSEFIQAVKVANQVLSVAPGDEDAIRCKVVALIKADKIEEALSAIQSSQKVSFDFSFYKAYCLYRQNKLDEALEVLEKQDKTQPSMLLESQILYRLGKMDACVDICRNLQKVKIDSLEINLVAGLISAGRASEVQGTLDAIKTTATSSFELAYNIACSLIEGNKLKNAEKLLLTARRIGQETLTEENLADDDIEIELAPIAVQLAYVHQLLGQTQEAAGAYTDIVNRNLADEPSLAVAVNNLIAVKGPKEISDSLRKLDRLKEKDSQKFELARAIDLKLSPKQKETIYANRVFLLLHANKMDQARELVAVLPEMFPDNVMPLLLQAAVLVRENKVGKAEEMLGQFAERFPEKSKIILLARAQVAAAAGHPQIAADSLAKVPDIQHMPATVATLVALKERAGDINGAAAVLDSAIKWWKTAMTEDDQLSVIMREAASFKLRHGKEEEAAHLYEELVKGNGNIEALVGLITTVAHANVEKAEAYEKQLKPLPGLKGADVDALEKTSGAKPVDGASRAGLAEAQEDGKTKEKPKKKRKRKPRYPKGFDPANPGPPPDPERWLPKRERSSYRPKRKDKRAAQVRGSQGAVVRDKNEPSASATNSNTSNSKSNQATSSKGVSQSAEPSRPQSKSSRKKSRK, from the exons ATGGCGCCGAAGCCTAAAGAGAAGCTAAAAGCGGCTGCATCGCCGTCGCAGCCTCCTCCACCTATCGAAGATCTTTTCACTTCACTCGATAGACACATCCAACGATCCGAATTCATACAAGCCGTCAAAGTTGCAAATCAAG TTCTATCGGTTGCGCCGGGAGATGAAGACGCCATTCGATGCAAAGTTGTGGCGTTGATAAAGGCCGATAAAATCGAGGAGGCTCTCTCAGCAATTCAATCTTCTCAGAAGGTTTCTTTTGATTTCAGTTTCTACAAG GCATATTGCCTATACCGACAAAACAAGTTGGATGAAGCTTTGGAGGTTTTGGAGAAACAAGATAAGACTCAACCAAGCATGTTGCTAGAATCTCAGATTCTATATCGTCTAGGAAAAATGGACGCATGTGTTGATATCTGTAGGAATCTCCAAAAAGTGAAGATTGATTCCTTGGAAATTAATTTGGTTGCTGGTTTGATATCAGCCGGGAGAGCTTCAGAAGTGCAAGGAACTTTGGATGCCATTAAGACTACGGCCACTAGCAGTTTTGAGTTGGCCTATAACATTGCTTGTTCTCTAATTGAAGGAAATAAGCTTAAGAATGCTGAAAAACTCTTGCTCACTGCCCGAAG AATTGGCCAGGAAACACTAACAGAAGAAAACCTTGCTGATGATGACATAGAGATTGAACTCGCTCCTATTGCTGTCCAATTAGCTTATGTTCATCAG CTCCTTGGTCAAACACAGGAGGCTGCTGGAGCTTATACAGATATTGTAAACCGAAATCTGGCAGATGAACCATCACTTGCAGTGGCAGTGAACAACCTTATTGCTGTGAAAGGTCCAAAAGAAATATCTGATAGCTTAAGGAAGCTTGATCGGCTTAAAGAGAAAGACTCGCAGAAGTTTGAGCTCGCACGTGCAATTGACTTGAAGCTTTCACCAAAACAAAAAGAGACAATATATGCAAATCGTGTTTTTCTACTTCTTCATGCAAATAAGATGGATCAG GCTAGGGAACTTGTTGCTGTTTTGCCAGAAATGTTTCCTGACAATGTGATGCCACTACTGCTTCAAGCTGCTGTCTTGGTAAGAGAAAACAAGGTGGGGAAAGCTGAAGAAATGTTGGGTCAATTTGCTGAGAGATTCCCTGAAAAGTCGAAGATCATTCTCTTAGCAAGGGCGCAGGTTGCTGCTGCAGCTGGTCACCCTCAGATTGCAGCTGACTCCCTTGCTAAGGTGCCTGATATCCAGCACATGCCTGCCACTGTTGCCACTCTTGTTGCTCTCAAAGAACGTGCTGGAGATATAAATGGTGCAGCTGCTGTGCTTGACTCTGCAATCAAATGGTGGAAAACTGCTATGACCGAGGACGACCAGCTTAGTGTTATTATGCGAGAGGCTGCATCCTTCAAACTCAGGCATGGCAAGGAGGAGGAAGCTGCCCACCTATACGAGGAGCTTGTAAAAGGTAACGGAAATATAGAAGCATTGGTTGGGCTGATAACTACAGTTGCTCATGCAAATGTTGAGAAGGCTGAAGCCTATGAGAAGCAATTGAAGCCATTACCAGGTTTGAAGGGGGCTGATGTGGATGCTTTGGAGAAAACTTCAGGAGCAAAACCTGTTGATGGTGCTTCTCGTGCCGGGCTTGCTGAAGCTCAAGAGGATGGTAAGACCAaggagaaaccgaagaaaaagagGAAGAGAAAGCCAAGGTATCCCAAAGGGTTTGACCCAGCAAATCCAGGTCCTCCACCAGACCCAGAAAGATGGCTCCCCAAGAGGGAAAGATCAAGTTACAGGCCTAAACGAAAGGATAAGAGAGCGGCCCAGGTGAGAGGATCTCAGGGTGCAGTGGTTAGAGATAAGAACGAACCTAGTGCTTCAGCTACCAATTCTAATACTTCGAACTCGAAATCAAACCAAGCTACCAGTTCAAAGGGAGTTTCACAGAGTGCCGAGCCATCGCGACCTCAATCTAAGTCATCTAGAAAGAAGTCAAGAAAGTAG